A genomic region of Oceanispirochaeta sp. contains the following coding sequences:
- a CDS encoding efflux RND transporter permease subunit, with protein MNLFDWTKEHPLSVLMACTAFILFGGISFFELAFEELPDLQIPEIRIAAAFPGFPPEEMEQLVTIPMENALSTVRDVSSMDSVSKAGISSVTLRFDWGADLDQASLEVRESIDTLYPLLPQGVKKPVVYTSDLSHRPCVTLALIPPPGRGIEELYSLVQYGIKGEFQKLEEVSLVELRGLRKPEVHVDLDMDSLETLNLTVDECSQALSGYLVNRSIGKVEDAGLRRLVKMETGITSPAEIGALSPFPGRNLKLSDIATVQMERREPTSLFLYEGRDGVGIHLFKSASSGTLEAVGSILKILPELQRAYQGRLEIVLIEESGSRIKDSFRSLLSALLWGLAAASAILFLLYRELLIPLITALSIPVTLVLVFFFLYLLKISLNTLSLMGMVVGIGLIADSSIVVLEEISRPGGNLKTVSPALLASALTTIIVFLPPLFIPGITSVLFHDLIVTILLTIALSLPVSHFFTPACFILLGGEDGSKRRSPKRNKPYRKILYISLKHKNRVLTLFFLILGGTILLCLSIPVEILPAQKTGKGVLSLTLPRGKDFKDVRRTAQQVIGDLKKEMKTERIYLESGFDEDNLKARSEARRSLHDLNIHIQFIPGEDEEKLMKIMDQRAFFEPEESLFESLLRGTILENIELLSQDREKLYGFLLPEGYQDQMNQDLPILQFESDRDSLNASGLTGVALLRTLSSEIRGTVAGEILLSGEREKIPVILRASQEYRGSKEDLLQLGFKQENGLIRLGQLGSLSQKIDSAELYRSDRQNMRPIKAFREGKGMTGIEILAKTLPQEIRMKETRGTEGHQLVVLFLFALVLMYLILGMQSGSPWKALLLFSSIPLSLPGSFLLLKIFNQSLNLDSFIGLLILQGTIVNTAILLVSSYKNNSLTQVLTSSAQRLRPVAATTLTTIAALVPVFITAWKREDPNASMTLAVMGGMLLGTILIMIFIPTLFVRSSQRHD; from the coding sequence GAATCTCTTTTTTTGAGCTAGCCTTTGAAGAATTACCGGATCTTCAGATTCCGGAAATACGAATTGCCGCCGCCTTTCCAGGATTTCCTCCCGAAGAGATGGAACAGCTTGTGACCATACCGATGGAAAATGCCCTGTCTACAGTCAGGGATGTCAGTTCCATGGACTCGGTATCCAAGGCCGGTATCAGCTCTGTGACTCTGCGCTTCGACTGGGGAGCCGACCTGGATCAGGCCTCACTGGAGGTCCGGGAGAGCATTGACACCCTCTATCCTCTCCTTCCCCAGGGAGTCAAAAAACCTGTTGTATATACATCGGATCTGTCTCACCGTCCCTGTGTGACCCTGGCTCTGATTCCGCCTCCCGGTAGGGGCATCGAGGAGCTTTACAGTTTAGTCCAGTATGGAATCAAGGGAGAATTTCAGAAATTGGAGGAGGTTTCCCTCGTCGAATTAAGGGGATTGAGAAAACCAGAAGTCCATGTTGATCTGGATATGGATTCTCTTGAGACCCTGAATCTGACGGTGGATGAGTGCTCTCAGGCTCTTTCTGGATACCTTGTAAACCGGAGTATCGGAAAAGTCGAAGACGCAGGCCTGAGACGACTGGTAAAAATGGAGACAGGGATTACATCCCCTGCCGAGATTGGGGCACTGAGTCCCTTTCCGGGTCGGAATTTAAAATTATCCGACATTGCCACTGTTCAGATGGAGAGAAGAGAACCCACATCCCTCTTTCTATATGAAGGCCGGGACGGGGTTGGGATTCATCTCTTTAAAAGCGCCTCATCAGGAACTCTTGAAGCTGTCGGCAGCATCCTCAAAATTCTGCCTGAATTGCAGAGAGCCTATCAGGGACGCCTGGAAATAGTCCTGATAGAGGAATCCGGTTCCAGGATTAAAGACTCTTTCAGAAGTCTTCTGAGTGCCCTCCTTTGGGGCCTGGCTGCCGCATCCGCCATTCTCTTTCTACTCTACAGAGAGTTGCTGATCCCCCTGATAACCGCCCTCAGCATCCCGGTGACCCTGGTGCTGGTGTTTTTCTTCCTCTATCTTCTAAAGATTTCCCTGAACACCCTCTCCCTGATGGGCATGGTGGTGGGGATCGGCCTGATTGCCGACAGCAGCATTGTTGTACTGGAAGAGATCAGCCGTCCCGGGGGAAACCTTAAAACGGTCAGCCCCGCCCTGCTTGCATCTGCCCTGACCACCATTATCGTGTTTCTTCCTCCCCTTTTTATACCAGGCATTACATCCGTTTTATTCCACGATCTGATTGTAACCATTCTTCTGACCATTGCACTGTCGCTGCCGGTTTCCCACTTCTTTACACCCGCCTGTTTTATCCTTCTGGGAGGTGAAGACGGCAGTAAAAGACGCAGCCCGAAAAGGAATAAACCCTATAGAAAAATCCTCTACATTTCCTTGAAACATAAAAACAGAGTCCTCACCCTGTTCTTCCTGATACTGGGGGGCACCATCCTTCTGTGCCTCAGCATCCCAGTTGAGATTCTTCCTGCACAAAAGACTGGAAAAGGAGTTCTTTCTTTGACTTTACCCCGGGGAAAAGACTTCAAGGATGTCCGTAGAACTGCACAGCAGGTCATCGGAGATCTCAAAAAGGAAATGAAGACAGAAAGAATCTATCTTGAATCAGGTTTTGATGAAGACAATCTCAAGGCCCGTTCAGAAGCCAGGCGCAGCCTCCATGACCTCAATATTCATATTCAATTTATCCCGGGGGAGGATGAAGAGAAATTAATGAAGATCATGGATCAACGGGCCTTCTTTGAACCGGAGGAATCTCTTTTCGAATCCCTTTTAAGAGGCACTATTCTGGAAAATATTGAGCTGCTGAGTCAGGACAGGGAGAAACTCTACGGCTTCCTCCTCCCTGAAGGGTATCAGGATCAGATGAATCAGGATCTGCCTATACTGCAATTTGAAAGTGATAGAGACAGCCTCAATGCCTCCGGATTAACAGGAGTTGCCCTCCTCAGGACTCTCTCCAGTGAGATCCGCGGCACGGTTGCTGGAGAAATCCTTCTGTCAGGAGAAAGAGAAAAGATTCCTGTCATTTTAAGAGCCTCTCAAGAGTACCGGGGCAGTAAGGAGGATCTTTTGCAACTGGGATTCAAACAGGAAAACGGTCTGATACGGCTCGGTCAACTGGGAAGTTTATCCCAAAAGATTGATTCTGCCGAACTTTACAGGTCGGACAGGCAGAATATGAGACCCATAAAAGCCTTCCGGGAGGGAAAAGGCATGACCGGAATCGAGATTCTTGCAAAAACACTTCCTCAAGAGATAAGAATGAAGGAAACCCGGGGTACCGAGGGGCATCAGCTGGTCGTCTTGTTTCTATTCGCTCTGGTTCTGATGTATCTCATTCTGGGAATGCAGTCAGGTTCCCCCTGGAAGGCTTTGCTTCTTTTCAGCTCTATCCCTTTGTCTCTGCCGGGAAGCTTCCTCCTGCTGAAGATCTTCAATCAGAGCCTGAACCTCGACTCCTTCATCGGGCTTCTTATCCTTCAGGGGACCATAGTTAATACAGCCATCCTCCTTGTCTCGTCTTATAAAAACAATTCCCTGACTCAGGTTCTCACATCTTCAGCCCAACGGCTCCGGCCCGTAGCGGCGACAACCTTGACTACAATAGCCGCCCTGGTTCCCGTCTTTATAACTGCCTGGAAAAGAGAAGATCCCAATGCATCCATGACGCTGGCCGTCATGGGAGGGATGCTTCTCGGCACCATTCTGATCATGATTTTTATCCCGACCCTCTTCGTCCGGTCCTCCCAGCGTCATGATTGA